In Isosphaera pallida ATCC 43644, the sequence ATCTGCCGATAAACCGGGTGTCGAGCGATCCGTCGGGGAGGAGGCCGGATGGATCGCTCTTAGCTTCGCCTTGGAAACGTCACGCGATTCGGTTCTGGTCTCGCATTGTCCGGCTCTCCGGGTGTCGTCGAGGTGGATTCGAACGTGGCCCTTTCGTGATTCGGCTGAGTCGTTCCCAGCACGCCGCGTAGGCGTGGGTCGATGGCGCAGGCGCAAGAAGGTCGGGTATGGTTGGGATTTCCGCCCCGAACTGCTTTGTTCGGGCAGGTCGCAATTGGAACGGGCTTGAGGCCAACATCGCCTCACGTTCCGAGATTGAGATTCGTTGGAAACCGTCCCAACCGCTCCCGCCCTACTTTGAGGCCAATGTGTCCCGACCACCGAGGAAGACCCGCCTCCTTTCTCTGTCGCGCGTGAGAGAGCGGAGCGCAATCACGGAAAGTGCCGTCTTCGAATTCGATCCGAGAGGCTTCGACGTCGTTCGGAAGCGGAACGTTTGGTCGTCCGGTTGTGGTTCCATCCGTCCGACCCTCCCCGTTTGGATTGGAGGATTGGACCCCGTCGCTTGACTCAGCACGGAGGGTGACTCGCGTCGTTGAACCGCCGCCGTCGTTTCGAGGACGACGGCAGCCCTCGCGCTGGCGTCCAACGACGCGGTCTCTGGACACGACTTGGCTCGTCCATGCGTTCTTGCTCGCCAAGGACGATTCGGATCGTCCCGCCGCCGAATCGCCTTTTGCCAACCGGAAAGGTCGTCCTCCCCATGTTCGAGTCGAACCACGCCGCGGTCGGATCTCGCCGAGCCGCTTTATTGGGTCTGGGTGTCGCAAGCGACGACGGCGTTCGACGGTGTTTGACCGCGGAGCATGCCGTGATCGTCGGGGGGTCCGCTGAAGACCACGCCATGATGATCGAGACCCTGTTGCGTTTGGAGACCGAACTGGAACGCATGGGTCGGCATCTCGGTCAACTCTCCCCCGACGAATTGATCGAACTCGCCTGGCGAATCGACTCGCCCGAGTTAATGGAGGCCGCTCGTCGCCTCCGCTTCGCCCTCAAGCGCAGGGGGTTGCGCTTCGAGGAGTTGACCGCCGATAACCTCACCCAACTGGCCAGTGAACCGTTCGATCCCCATCTGGACGACTTCGCCGACGAATTGAATTCCGAAGCGGCGGTCAATCCCACCGCCGCCTCCCCATCACCCCCTCGCAACGACATCGACATCGACCCGCTCTTGGCCCGCTGAACCTCGCGCGAAGTTCACTCTGGGTTCCGCCGCGAGGCGCGGCAAGACAGCGTCCAGACCACAGCCCAGTCCGAGGATGGCTCGCCAATCCATCCCACTTCGGATCAATCCAACCGACTTCATCCGTTCCGTACTCCCCGTCCCGACTTGAACGACGAACACCGTCCTAGTCGGGACGAGTGGCTTGAGAGACAACGCGACCCGCGCGAGCTACGAATTGCGGAACAGATGGTGTCGTGCGGCCGCTGCGAATGACGACTTGTTCACAGATCGTGGACAACTCAATCGAAACCGCCCGAACCGATCAGGCACCGGACTGAAGACGAAACGCTCTTCGGAAACTGAACTTGATCGGATCGATCGGATTGGGTAGGATCGAATGGCGAGGGAAAAGGAGTTGCCCTCGCCCGGCCCACCTCTTCGACTCACACCTACCTCGTTTTCGGCCAAGGATGGCTCGCCGTGCCTACGCCCCTCCTGTCACCCTTCGACATTCACCTAATGGCTCCCTTCGCTCCGTCTAGGGGAACGGGGCACGGTCCGTGGAGACAAGCTTTCGGCGGCGTTGCGGCCTTCGCCACCAAGCCAGCGCGAGGTCCTTGGACCAGATCATCCTTGACGCCTCGGACACGCGGATCGGATGTCTCGAACAGCCACGGGAAGGCCAAGTCAATCGAGCTCAAGGTCGCTTCCAAGCGCATCGCGAAGGGTTGGCGCGACCCGGTGGCCCCGTTGATCCCACCCGCCTTGAACCGCTCGAATTGCCTCCGCCGAATGGTCCGCCTCTGGATCGGCGGCCTTCGCGCGTCTCTGCGAATCGACACCCTTCCGTCTTCTTCGCCTCAAAGGAGTTGAGCCGATGACCGTTCGATGGAAACCTCTTCTGATTCTCTCAGGCGTCTTCGTGGTAATCGCCGCGATCGGTCTGTTGGCGTTCAGCTATTCGATGAATTCTGGCGCTCAGGACCTCGTCGAACTTGCTCGCGCCGCTAAGGCGTCCGGTCAACTCAACGAGGCGGTGATTCATTATCGTCGCGCCTTGCAGCGCGAACCGCGGGCTGCGGCGATTCACTGGGAGCTCGCTCAGGTTCAAGCGGAGCAGGTCGCCGGTCTGAGCGGATCAGCCCGCGAACAGGCCCTGGCGGACTGGCGGGGCACGCTGGTTGAAGCGGCGACTTACGATCGGGGAATGCTGGAACCCCGCTTGGCCCTCTTGAGGCTGGCGTTGGAACGCGGCGAGATGTCGGAAGCCGGACGTTGGGCCGACGAGGTGGCTGCGTTGGCACCCGAGCAACCCGAAGCGGCCTATGTGCGTGGCCTCATGGCAGTGGAGGCCGACAATGCCCAACTCGCCAAAGCTCGGGAGTGTCTGGCGATCCTGGAGCAATCTCAACCCCGCCTCCCCCGCGCCGATTGGTTGGCCTACAAAATCGCCGAACGCACCAGCCCCGCAGAGGCCGCCGAGGTCCTCAAGCGAGTGCGCGCTGCGGTCGAACCCGACAAGCTGGCGATCCCCGATCGCTTGGCCCTGATTCGCCTACGCGCTTTGGATTTGGGCAAGGCCGAGGACCCTGAGGACCAACTGATTCGCGCCGATCGTTTGCGTCAAACGATCCATCATCTGATCGATCGCCATCCTATGACGCCGTTGATCCTCCACCAGGTCAACGTCGTGGTCGAGGAGGCGCAGCGTCGTCTCAAGCAACTCTTGGTCGCGCGCCCTGAACTGGCCAACCAGGCCAAGCCTCATCTGGAGGCGCTTGAGGCCGATCTGACCGCGTTGTTTGAGACCGCCTTGGCCGACGGCGGCGACAATCCCGACCTACGGATTCTGCAAATCCATGCCGACCATTTGATGTTCAAAGGCGACCGCGAAGGCAGCCTCCAGACCGTCAAGCGGGCGTTGGCCTTGCCTTCCGCGGGCAATCCCAACCTCGGCCGTTCAGTGCTTTTCCTCAAGGAAACCGCGGTCAAGGCGGCGCTCTCCGACCCCTCCGACCCCGACCGCTTCAACAAGGCGTCGTTCTATCTGAATGATCTGATCGCTTCGGAGGATCCCTACTTCCAAGGCATGGGTCATCTGTTTCAGGGAGCGATCGACTTGGAACGCAGCGGCCTGGCCACTGGCACGGCCGACAGGGCGGACACCGAGGCCGCTAAGCTACGCGACAAGGCGACAGTCCATCTCCGCGAAGCGGTCGCTAGGCTGCCTAAGCTCGCCACCGCTCAGGCGCTCTACGGCATCGCCCTAATTCTAGGCAACGAGCCGGCTTTGGGTCGTCAACACCTCGCAAACGCCTATGAACTGGGCAACCTTGAAGTGCGCTACCAACTCTGGGCGGCCTTCGCTATGGTGCAAACCGGCTATCCCGAGGAGGCCGAACGCATTGCCCAAGGACTCCGTCAGGGAATCGAAACCCGGGTGTTGCCTGAAAGCCTGCGCAAAACTATCCTCATGCTTGAAGGCGAAATCGCCCAGGCCCGCAAGACGCCTGAACAGCTCCGCGTCGCCTACGCCAAGTTCCAGGAAGCGATCCAAGCCGGTCAAGAGTTGACCCCAGCCCTCAAGGTTCGCTTAGCTCAGATTCAGATTGTCTTGGGACGAACCGATGTTGGTTTGGGAATGATTGAGGATTTGCGCAAGGATGGACGAGGCGGCGCGGCCGCTGAGAAATTGGCGGTGCTGACCCTGCTGGAACAACAACGCCGCGACGAGGCGTACCAAACTTTGGACGAGGCGCGCCGTCGCTATCCCGACGACGAGGATCTTGTCGCGCTTCATTCGGCGCTGAAGATCCGCGACGGCAAGGCCGAGGAAGCCGACGCGCTACTGGCCGAGTTTCTGGAGACCCATCCCACCAGCGTCAAGATTGCCCAAACCCGTGCGCAGGTGCTGGCCGACCAGCTCAATCGTCGTCACCAAGCCCGCGCTTTGCTAGCAGAGACGGCCAACCGTTCCAAAGCCTCCGGTCCCCTCGCCCAATTGGCTTTGATGGACCTGGCCGACGGCGACTTGGCGGCGGTCGAGTCGCATATTGCCGAGATGCGTAAGCGTTGGCCCGACTCCGCCGCGGCCGATCTGCTGGCCTCGCAACTGGCCCTGGTCCGGGGCGATCGGGCGGAGGTCTCCCGCCTTCTGGCCGAGGCGGTTCGTAAGGACCCCACCAACAAAATTGCCCTCTACTGGAAGGCAAACCTTGACTTGGCCGGAGGGGCTCGGGACGACGCTCAGGAAGCCCTCAACCAATTGGCCTCCGCCGATTTGACCAAGGAGATCGAGCCGGGTCTGTCGTTGTCCAAGGCGGCCGAGCTTTCCCTGGCCCGCGCCGCGGCCCGCGAAGGCAACCTCGATGAAGCCCTGGACCGCCTCCGCGAACTGATCCGCGAGGACGAAAATCACCAGGGCCACGGCCGTTTGAGCCGCCGCGCCCGCTGGCAAATCGTAACCCTGCACGTCGCCAAAAACGAGGTGAACGAAGCATTCAAGCAAACCCAGGCCATCCTCAACGACCCGATCAACCCGCCTCAACCCGAGGATCGCCTGCAAGCCGCGCGGGTATTTCGGGATCTGAAGCGGCCTGCCGAGGCCGTCGCCCAGCTGGACCTGGTTCTTAAGGATCAGCCGGGACGAATCGACGCTCTGGTGTCCAAAGCGCTTTGTCTGCATGATCTTCAAAAGGACCATGAGGGTGCCGAGGTGATTCGTCGCGCCATCGCCGACCATCCTCAAGCCCCGGCCGATCTCTACGGGATGCTTGCCGCCTTCGAGAACCTGCTACCGCCCGCCGAGACCCGCGCGGAACGGATCGCCCGGATTCTCGATGAGGGACTCGCCCGCGAACCTAACAACCCCGACCTCATCCGCGCTAAGGTGCAATCCCTAGCGCTAGCTCAAGGCCCCGACCAAGCGATCGAGTACCTGAAACAACGCGCCGCGGAAAACCCCGACGGCATCGCCAACCGCTTGCTGGTGGCCGCGTTGCGCGAGCGTCAGCGGTTCGACGAGGCCGACCAGCTGGTGGGTCGTCTCCGTCAACGCCAACCCCGGGACCGCTCGCTGGCGCTGGAGTCAATCCAACTGGCCGAGATTCGCAGTCGCCAGGCCCTGGAGCAAGGCGATCTGGAACAAGCCGACGCGCTGATGGAGACCACCCGCGAACGGATCGAGGAGGCCCGACGCGCCTTCCCCGAGGCGGTGGAATTCGTCGAGGCGGCTTGCGAACTGGCATTGCGGCGGGGCCGGCCCGATCAGGCCATGCAACTGAGTCAACAGCTCGACAAGCTCGATCCCACGTCGATGGGCGGCCCGCTCACCCGAGCTCAAGTCTACTTGGAGCAGGGTCAAAGCGTGTTGGCGGTCGAGCAAATGGAGGAAGCGCTGAAGCGGAACCCGCGTCGCCTGGACCTTCGAATTCGCATGGGTGAACTGTTGCTGGACCTAGGGCGTCCCGCCGAGACCCTGACCCAAGCCGATTGGGTTCTCAAGCGGGTTCCCAATCACGGGGTGGCGACCATCCTCAAGGCCCGTGCTCTGACCGCGTTGACCGCCTCCGCCGAAAAGGCCGCCGCCAACCGTCGGGAAGCGATCGCGCTGCTGAGCAACCTGGTCCAAGCCCGTCCCCGCCTCGTTGAGGCCGCGCAACGTTTGGCTGAATTGCATCTCATCGAGGGACGCCGTGACGATGCGGTCAAAGTGATCGAAACGACCCTCCAGGCCAACCCCAACGATGCGGCCGCGGTGGGCCAATTGGTTCAAGTTCTCACCGCCCCGCTTCAAGATCAGCCAGTAGGCAAGGCCGAACTCGCCCGGGCTGAGGGAATCGCCGAGTCGGCCGCTCAGAACGACCCCGAAGGCCGGATCGCCCTGGCGGTCTCGATCGGCTACGCCAAGTCGCGTCGCCTCGACGAGGCGATCCTTTGGGCCGACCGGGCCGTTCAGGTCGAACGCCCCTCCACGTTCGCCTGGCTCCATTTGGCCGGTCTGCTTCTGAGCCGGGCCGAATTGACTCCCGACCATCCCCAAGCCCGATCCGGTCTAGAACAGGCCGCCCACCTATACGCTCAGGCGCTGGCGCGTCAACCCAACCTGATCGAAGCGGCCAACAACCGCGCTTGGATCCTTCATCGCCACCTGGGACGCCACCAGGAGGCGATGGAGGTGGTCGATGCCTTGACGCGGCGGATCGATCCGAGCCTGCTTCCCCCGGCCTTCTTCGACACCGTCGGCGCGATCCAGGAAGCCTTGGGACGAACCGAAGAGGCCGAACGCAGCTACGCCCGAGGCCTGGAACGTCTCCCCAACGAGCCGGTCTTGAATTTCCATCTGGGCCGCTTGTTGGCCAACGACCCCAGCCGCACCCAAACCGCCCTAGAACACCTCCGTCGTGCCCAGGCCGGTCAAGCCCGGCTCAAGCCCGACATGAAGCGGGAACTCGACGCCCTCTTGGCCCGCTTGGGCGGCTGAGACAACCCCGGCGGGTTCCAGTCGAACCGCTCCGCCCAACCTTCAACCCCGACAACCGCCCGGGACGGCTCCCCACCTCCCGGTCGGTTCACGTCGCGTTCGTGGGGTTGGTGCCTCGGGCCGCTCGACAGACCTTGGTTCGATTTGGTAGGGTATCCTCCAGCTGGATTGAATGGTGTCCCACTCTCCGGCTGGATTCCGGTCCCCCGCGGGGTGGGTTGTATTTCGCCTACCGAAGTTCATCTTAGGACCAACACCCGTGCACTCCGAATGGCTGACCTGGGGGGCCGCCGGCCTTGCCCTGATGTCGATGATGAGTTGGAGCGCGCTGAGCGCCTCGGCTGGTTCCACGCAAGCCGCCGACGACCCGACTCCCCGCGTCATTCTAGAGACCACTCTGGGCAATGTGGTGATCGAACTCGACGCCGTCAAAGCGCCGATCACCACCAAGAATTTCCTCACCTACGTGGATGCGAAGTTCTACGATGGATTGATCTTTCATCGGGTCATTCCGGGCTTCATGATCCAGGGGGGTGGGTTCGATCCGGGGATGAACGAGAAGAAGACGCTCAAGCCGATCAAGAACGAGGCCTCCAACGGTCTGAAAAACCTGCGGGGCACCCTAGCGATGGCCCGCACTAACGACCCGGATTCGGCCACCGCTCAGTTTTTCATCAACGTCAAGGACAACGACTTCCTCAACGCCTCACCCGGCAACGCTGGCTACGCCGTTTTCGGGAAGGTCGTCGAAGGTATGGACGTGGTGGACAAAATCGTCTCCGTCCCCACCAAAACGGTCCAGTTCTACGAGAACGTGCCGGTGGAGCCGGTGGTGATCAAGTCGGCCCGCCGCATCACCACTAAGTGAGGAGACCAGAGCCAGACCGGCGGCTTGGGGTTGGTATCACCCAGGAAATCGGTGTCCTCCGTTTTCTCGCCGCTTCAAACCCGCCGGAGGCAGCTGGCTCCCTTGACCGAATCTTCGGGTTGTCTAACATCGTTGCGAAGGATGCGAGTCGGCCGGGTCGCGCTCCCCGTCGAAACCGACCGCCTAGGCTGATTGGTTCGGGGGAGTCGAGTCCGGTTTGCTCGACTCTGGGCCGCCCACGTTGTGAGGCGCTGTTTTGGCCCGTTTCACGTCTCCACGTTTATTCCGAGGGTTCGCCGCTCATGGCCCATGTGGTCACAGCTCCCTGCTTTGAATGCAAATACACCGACTGTGTCGTGGTGTGCCCGGTCGAGTGTTTCTACGAAGGCGAACAGATGCTCTACATTCACCCCGATGAGTGCATCGACTGCGAAGCCTGTGTGCCCGAGTGCCCCGTTGAAGCCATCTTCCACGAGGACAACGTGCCGGCCGACTATAAAGAGTTTATCGCTTTGAACGCCGAGAAAGCCCCTCACTTGCCGGTCATCACCCAGAGTAAGACTCCTATGGAAGGACCGGCCTGCAAGGGCCGCAAGTAACGTAAGGAGGGGAGGTCGGCGGCGGTCGTCGCTTGGCGGTCGATCCTCAGTGTACGCTTCCCTGGTTTAGTTCGCATCCTTCGACAACCCTGCGGCCCCGGAGGACAGATCCTCCGGGGTCTTTATTTCGAAGGCCGTCCGATCCGCGCTCATGGTCGCGTGGCCTGGCGTTGAGCCGTCGTGTGCGTTTTCTCTTTGGTTCTTTGGACTTGTTCACCCGCGACCCGTCGCGCCCGCATCCGCCGGGTGGGACGGTGGGAATGGAACGCCGATGTCCTCCTCCGCCCCCAACTCCGACCCCGCTACCTTCCCGCTGTCCACTCCGCTTCGGCCCCGCGTGGTTCTCAAGGCTCGCCGCGCCCGTCCATTCTTCGCTCGCCACCCTTGGGTACTGGTCAACTCGATCGAGCGGATCGAATGGTCTGATTCTGTGGATAAGATCACGCCAGGGGCTGAGGTCGATCTGGTTAGTTTCGAGGGCAAGTGGATCGCGCGGGGGTTGTACAACCCCTCCAGTTCAATCCGGGTTCGTCTGTATCGTTGGGAAGATGGCCCCCTCGACTCCCCGTTTTGGAATCGGCGTTTGGAGGAGGCGGTGCGTTTCCGCCAAACCACTCTCGCGGTCCCCTTGGCCCTGGAGGATCCCGCTTCGGCGTGCCGTCTGGTTTACAGCGAGGCCGACGGCCTTTCGGGCCTGATCGTCGATCGTTACGCTGACTGGCTGGCGATCCAGTTCAACGGTCTGGGGATGTATCGCCGTAAGGATCACCTCATTCCCAAACTTTTGGAACTCACCGGAGCCGTCGGCGCAGTGGCCCGCTTCGATAAGGTGATTGCCGACCAGGAAGGTCTGGCGGAAAGCGACAAGGTGATGGTCGGCGAGCCTCCCTCGGCCCCTCTGGAAATCCGTCAGGACGGATTAACCTATTTGGCCGACGTGCTTTATGGTCAAAAGACTGGGTTGTATCTGGATCAACGGCTCAATCGCCTGGCGGCCGCCCGCTACGCGCGGGGCCGTTGCGTGTTGGACCTGTATTGCCACGTTGGCGGTTTCAGCCTGGTCGCGCTCAAACATGGGGGAGCCGTCTCGTCGTTGGGGTTCGACTCCTCCTCGGTCGCGGTGGAGTTCGCGCGGCGCCACGCGGTGATCAACCATCTGCCAACCGCCCGCTTCGAGGTCGCCCACGTACCCGACGCCCTCAAAATGCTCAAGGCCACCGGACGAACCTTCGGCATGGTGGTGGTCGATCCACCCAAGTTCGCCCGCTCGACCAAGGGGGTCGAAGAAGCTGTCAAGGCTTATGTTCGTCTCAATTGCGACGCCGTGAGCCTGCTAGAACCCGACGGCATCCTCGTCACCTGCTCTTGTTCCGGCTTGATCGAGCGTGAACTGTTTCTGCAACTTCTCGGCCACGTCGCCGAGCAAACTGGGCGAACCATCCAAATCCTGGAAAGCCGCGGCCAAGCGCCCGATCACCCGGTCGCCGCCAACTGCCTTGAGACAGACTACCTCAAATGTGTGATCGCGCGGATTCTCTGAACGCATCGCGGATCATCCACACGACATAGCGTCTACTCACCTTTGAATGACCAAGTCCCGTTCGTGCCGCCGGCGTGATTCTGGCGGCGTGGTTGGTGGAGGGTGAAAGGGAGTCGATCCTCATTGGGGAATCGAATCGCGCCGGCGTGTGTCAGCCGCGATTGTCGCGTCGGCTTGGGGTTGCGTTGTAGCCGGAAGCAAGCGGGCTAGTTGGAACTGAAATCCAGTTTGCGGGCGTTGCGGCGTCCCAGTCCCAACGGGTCGGCGATGAATTGGGCGCGACAGGCGGGGCAGAGGTCGTATCGAAAGCCACGGGTTTGTTCTTCATCCTGCGCGTCAGCTTGAGCTTGCTGGGTGGCGGGATCGGCCACGAGACGAAGGGCTTCCTGGCGACGGATCATCTCAGCGATCGACTCCAGGGCGTCCTCCTCCCATTCGGTCTCGTCGAGACGTTCGGGATCTGGTTGAGCCACGACTTCGATTCGCACAACGAACCTTCGGTCCTCCACAGGATCCAGGGACTTCCCACAAAGATCACATGAAAGGTGAATCATTCGAGTCAAACCCAATTGAGGGAGGGAGAACCGATTTGGTCATCCCGCAAGACGTCAACTCAACGACCAAGCCGAGTCAGCGTAAGCCGCTCCTGGTCGTCGTCCATCCCATCACGTCCGGATTCTAACCCATCCGAAACCAGGTGGGAACGGGAACGCGGTTGACTCAAGAACTGCGGTGAAACCGGATCAGGACTCCCAAGATCACTAGCAGGGTCGCGCCGGCCACGGCCAACCCCCAAGCGACCTCGGGAGGCTCGTACACCACGTCGATCCAACGGGGACACGGTGGGCCAGCGGTGGTTTCGTCACGGTTGGCCACCACCACGAAGCATGGGCCCAGTTCGGGCGGGCACGGCTCCAAGGGCAGGGCTCGGCCCTGATCGTCGCGTGCCTTCCAACCGGGATCGAAGGTCTGCCGCACGAACCACCGTCGCTCGGCGGGTTGAGTTGGTCCCGAGTTTTCCAGCCCTGGCCCGAACAGGCACGGATCTGGTTCGATCCGCCAGTGACCCGACCGCAACCGCGTGACTCGGTCCCGCCAGGGTGGTCTGCCGTCCAACGGGCGCACGGTGGGACCCGGCGGTCGCAGCCAGGCGATCCAAACCGGCCGGCCTCGACGGCCAAGCGAAGCGGACGGCTCGACAACTTCCCAGGCGTCCAAACGTGGTCGGATGGTCTCGGGCGGAGGAGTGTCGGCCACCAACGCCTCGACGCCCGCTGCCTCCAGACGTGTCCAGCCCCGCTCGACCCCCGCCCAGGTGATGTCGCGGCGACTGGTGCGGTTGGTCCCACTGGTCTTCTCAAACAATGGTTCGAGAAACGCCAACATGGCGGTCTGTTCAATCGAATCATAGTTCCTCAAATCGGCCAGGCCAAACCGCATCGCCAGATTGGGCGGCAACTCGGCTCCCAAGCCAACGACTCGCCCACCCTCGCCCAGCCGCTCCCGAAGACGGCACAGGGTCGGCGGCCACGGCTCGAACCGCGCCAAGTCGGGATCGATCAACGGATGCTGACCTTGAACCAGCCGGGCCAGATCCAACCCAATCGCCCCCCCCAACACGACCGCTGACCAAACCAATGTCGTACCCGCCTTGGGGGTTTGCAAACGAAGCCTCAGGGCCCACCATCCTGCTAGAGCAAGACATCCGGTGGTGAAGAAATGCCAGATTCCAAAGGTCTGAATCGCTTCTAAGCGACGAGCGACCCGAATCTCCAACTCGGCCGGTTCGATCCGCGGATTGACCGCCAGGGCGTCGGCCCGAATCCAACGCTCCCAAGAGGGACCCGCCAGAGCCACCCCAACCGCGACGACCCAAACCAACACGCCTCCCGCCAGTAACATGCGACCAACCCATGCCGCCTGACGCTTCGACCAGGGCAGGGGATCACGGCGACACCACGCGTCCCAACCCAAACCGCCCAGGATTGCCAGAGCGAAGAGACACCACAGCGTCAAACGGCGATGGTCAATCGCGTTGAGAAGCGGCACCGCCCGCACGAGGTTGATCGCCGGAGGCACCTCCAAAGCGACCAACCCCCCCGCCACCCCTACGCCCAAGGCGAACCATGCCGGGCGGATCGTTGACCACGCCACGCCTGGTCGAACGCGACGATGATCCAAGTCGTTCGACGCGACGCGACGCGACGCGGTCCAACCTAGAGGTGCCAACACCATCAACGTCAGCATCCCGGCGAATCCACCGGCCGACTCGTTGAGGTTGTCGGCCCCAAGAGGACGCGCCAAATTGGGATGGCCTCGGCGCTGACTGCCCAACGCCAGTGCATCCACGAACCGAATGGCTTCGATCCATCGGGGTGGCACCAACGCGAGCGGCCAGGGGCGTTCCGCGGCGCGATCCTCCCACACCGGTGAACGCCCAAGGTAGGCCAGCAAGGGCAGCCAGACCGCGGCACTGAGACCGATCGCCAGCAGAAACCCCGCCAGACCGGCCCTCAAACCGCGACGGTCGGACGCGCGGAACAGTCCCCAAGCAGCGGTCAATATCCAAACGTGCGCAGCGGTCTGCACATGACCGCCTAGACAGGAAAAGGTCAACGGCAACGCCAACACCGCCGACCGTTGCGCTGAGGGATGTTCCACCAAACGATCGGCTGCCAGCAAACACCAAGGAAGCCACGCCGACGACGAGGCGACAGTGTGGTGCAGCCAAAGGGTTGTGAAGCCGCCGAAGGCATAGGCCAAGCCGGCGAACCAACGACCCGGCCTCTGCAGACCCCAGCGATCTGCCAGCAGGAACATTCCCCAACCTGACACCATCCAACGCGCCCAGAGAACCCAGGCAAAGGTGAAAGGGGGTTGACCCAGATAGGAAATCAGATGAAACGGATCCAACACCGCCGATTGGGCATTGGCCCAGTGCGGCGCGCCCAAGGCGACCCGATCGTTCCAAAGCGGCAACCACCCTTGCCAAAGCGCTGCCCGATTGAACTCGACCCACGGCTCGAACTGAAGGGTGGGATCGGTCTGAAGCCGGTTGCGCGGCTCATAGGGCAACACCGCGCCCGGCTCGGCCAACCCCTCGAAGACCGCGGTGGCCAGCACCCAATCGCTGGGACTGGCCACCTTGAACCCCACCAGCGCCGGCCCCAGCGGCCATCCGGCCAGCAACCCCAAAACGATCAGAAAGGCGATCGTTTCCCACCGTCTTGGTTTGGTCCACGAGGACGCGGCCAAGATGGACCCGCGGTCACAAGGAGTCGGCATCGCCTTCCAGCGGTTGTTGGAAAAAGAGCTTCAAGTAACTTTCATAGCGGCCATCATGAATCAATCCCTCGGCCACCGCCTCCTTCACCGCGCATCCCGACTCGTGGGTATGGGTGCAGTCTGGAAAACGGCAGTGGGGAATCAACGGGCGGAACTCCGGGAAATAGCCCTCGATCTCGCTAGGCACCACTCCCCAAAGCTCGAACTGGCGCAGTCCCGGCGTATCAACCACAAACCCTCCCGAGGAGGTGCGGATCAATTCGGCGGTGGTGGTCGTGTGTTTCCCTTTGTGCGTCTGGCTAGAAACCTCGCCCACTTTCAGGTGGATCGCCGGATCGACGGCGTTGATCAGCGAGCTTTTCCCCACTCCGCTTTGACCGGAAAGCGCGGTGATGCCCCGTTGCAGAATCGTTCTCAGACGATCCAACCCCACCCCGCTTTTGACCGAGGTGACGAGGGTTTCGTAGCCGAGTTGAGCGTAGAGCCCCACAATCCATTGATAATGGGCTAGATCGACCAAATCAGCCTTGTTGAACACGATCACGGGACGGACTCCACCCCGCTCGGCCGAGATCAAATAGCGGTCAATCAAGCCGGGTTTGAGTCCCGGATCCTCGAAGGCCGAGACGATCAACAGCTGATCGACATTCGCGACCAACACATGCTCGCGCTTGCGATAACCGCGGGTGACGATGCCGCGACGGCGTTCCACTTTTTCGATGAAGCCCTCGCTCCCCCCCGGGCGATCGGGACGAAACCAGACCCGATCACCCACGGCTAGCACGCCGCGGCCGTCGATCGCCAGGGTTTTGAGCAGGCGGCGAAGTCGGCAACGCACCAACCGGCCGTCACCGTCCGCTTCGACGACCGAGTTGAGACCGTGGATCCGCACCACCCGACCTGGCTCGCAGCGGCTCAGATCGACCGCCAGCATGGCGAA encodes:
- a CDS encoding tetratricopeptide repeat protein; the encoded protein is MTVRWKPLLILSGVFVVIAAIGLLAFSYSMNSGAQDLVELARAAKASGQLNEAVIHYRRALQREPRAAAIHWELAQVQAEQVAGLSGSAREQALADWRGTLVEAATYDRGMLEPRLALLRLALERGEMSEAGRWADEVAALAPEQPEAAYVRGLMAVEADNAQLAKARECLAILEQSQPRLPRADWLAYKIAERTSPAEAAEVLKRVRAAVEPDKLAIPDRLALIRLRALDLGKAEDPEDQLIRADRLRQTIHHLIDRHPMTPLILHQVNVVVEEAQRRLKQLLVARPELANQAKPHLEALEADLTALFETALADGGDNPDLRILQIHADHLMFKGDREGSLQTVKRALALPSAGNPNLGRSVLFLKETAVKAALSDPSDPDRFNKASFYLNDLIASEDPYFQGMGHLFQGAIDLERSGLATGTADRADTEAAKLRDKATVHLREAVARLPKLATAQALYGIALILGNEPALGRQHLANAYELGNLEVRYQLWAAFAMVQTGYPEEAERIAQGLRQGIETRVLPESLRKTILMLEGEIAQARKTPEQLRVAYAKFQEAIQAGQELTPALKVRLAQIQIVLGRTDVGLGMIEDLRKDGRGGAAAEKLAVLTLLEQQRRDEAYQTLDEARRRYPDDEDLVALHSALKIRDGKAEEADALLAEFLETHPTSVKIAQTRAQVLADQLNRRHQARALLAETANRSKASGPLAQLALMDLADGDLAAVESHIAEMRKRWPDSAAADLLASQLALVRGDRAEVSRLLAEAVRKDPTNKIALYWKANLDLAGGARDDAQEALNQLASADLTKEIEPGLSLSKAAELSLARAAAREGNLDEALDRLRELIREDENHQGHGRLSRRARWQIVTLHVAKNEVNEAFKQTQAILNDPINPPQPEDRLQAARVFRDLKRPAEAVAQLDLVLKDQPGRIDALVSKALCLHDLQKDHEGAEVIRRAIADHPQAPADLYGMLAAFENLLPPAETRAERIARILDEGLAREPNNPDLIRAKVQSLALAQGPDQAIEYLKQRAAENPDGIANRLLVAALRERQRFDEADQLVGRLRQRQPRDRSLALESIQLAEIRSRQALEQGDLEQADALMETTRERIEEARRAFPEAVEFVEAACELALRRGRPDQAMQLSQQLDKLDPTSMGGPLTRAQVYLEQGQSVLAVEQMEEALKRNPRRLDLRIRMGELLLDLGRPAETLTQADWVLKRVPNHGVATILKARALTALTASAEKAAANRREAIALLSNLVQARPRLVEAAQRLAELHLIEGRRDDAVKVIETTLQANPNDAAAVGQLVQVLTAPLQDQPVGKAELARAEGIAESAAQNDPEGRIALAVSIGYAKSRRLDEAILWADRAVQVERPSTFAWLHLAGLLLSRAELTPDHPQARSGLEQAAHLYAQALARQPNLIEAANNRAWILHRHLGRHQEAMEVVDALTRRIDPSLLPPAFFDTVGAIQEALGRTEEAERSYARGLERLPNEPVLNFHLGRLLANDPSRTQTALEHLRRAQAGQARLKPDMKRELDALLARLGG
- a CDS encoding peptidylprolyl isomerase; translation: MSWSALSASAGSTQAADDPTPRVILETTLGNVVIELDAVKAPITTKNFLTYVDAKFYDGLIFHRVIPGFMIQGGGFDPGMNEKKTLKPIKNEASNGLKNLRGTLAMARTNDPDSATAQFFINVKDNDFLNASPGNAGYAVFGKVVEGMDVVDKIVSVPTKTVQFYENVPVEPVVIKSARRITTK
- a CDS encoding ferredoxin family protein, producing the protein MAHVVTAPCFECKYTDCVVVCPVECFYEGEQMLYIHPDECIDCEACVPECPVEAIFHEDNVPADYKEFIALNAEKAPHLPVITQSKTPMEGPACKGRK